The Mycoplasmopsis equigenitalium genome contains a region encoding:
- a CDS encoding FAD-dependent oxidoreductase: MKEEKIIVVGANHAGTSFLRTIKTLNSNANITAYDRNTNTSFLGCGIALWVGGEFKEPTGLFYSSPASLIKDYGINLHIEHEVIGVDRENKTVTVLNLRTKKEFKDSYDKLVFAGGTWPVEINIPGANLNNIVLSKLFQHGEYIQQKANDKSIKNVVVVGAGYIGVELVEAFHIKGKNVTLIDMESRVLPNYFDAEFTDELEKRMKTHKINMALGQIVQEFKSKDGKNVSSVVTNKGEYPADLVIMSIGFKPRTDCIDVEKLPNGAIKVDEFQRTISDPNIYALGDSAALKSMVNGEYQHVALATNAVKTGVVAATHLAGVNAPFPGVAGTNAINVFGCSYASTGFTLKAAKENGFKNAAVEYWIDNDRPEFMRSVEKVGIKVTYDKDSLRILGAQLGTWGKVRHTEAIYMFSVAIQNKMTLLDLALSDVYFLPHFNKPFNFMLMPLLNALGIKYKK, translated from the coding sequence ATGAAAGAAGAAAAAATTATTGTTGTTGGTGCCAACCACGCGGGAACAAGTTTTTTAAGAACAATTAAAACTTTGAATTCAAACGCTAACATCACAGCATATGATCGTAATACTAACACATCATTTTTAGGATGTGGTATTGCATTATGAGTAGGGGGAGAATTTAAAGAACCAACCGGTTTATTCTACTCTTCGCCCGCATCATTAATTAAGGATTATGGGATTAATCTTCATATTGAACACGAAGTAATTGGTGTTGATCGAGAAAATAAAACTGTTACTGTTTTAAATCTTAGAACCAAGAAAGAATTTAAGGATAGTTATGACAAACTAGTGTTTGCTGGTGGAACATGACCTGTTGAAATTAACATTCCAGGCGCAAACTTAAACAACATTGTGTTATCAAAATTATTCCAGCACGGTGAATATATTCAACAAAAAGCAAACGATAAAAGCATTAAAAATGTTGTTGTTGTTGGTGCTGGTTACATTGGTGTTGAGCTAGTTGAGGCATTCCATATTAAAGGTAAAAATGTTACTTTAATTGATATGGAAAGTCGTGTGCTTCCAAATTACTTTGATGCCGAATTTACAGATGAGCTTGAAAAAAGAATGAAGACACACAAAATTAACATGGCGTTGGGTCAAATTGTTCAAGAATTTAAATCAAAAGATGGTAAAAACGTATCAAGCGTTGTAACTAATAAAGGTGAATACCCAGCTGATCTTGTAATTATGTCAATTGGCTTTAAACCTCGTACAGATTGTATTGATGTTGAAAAATTACCAAATGGTGCAATTAAAGTTGACGAATTCCAAAGAACAATTTCGGATCCTAACATTTATGCATTAGGTGACTCAGCTGCTTTAAAATCAATGGTTAATGGTGAATACCAACACGTTGCCCTTGCAACAAACGCTGTTAAAACTGGTGTTGTGGCTGCTACTCACCTTGCTGGTGTTAATGCTCCATTCCCTGGTGTAGCAGGAACAAACGCAATTAATGTTTTTGGTTGCTCGTACGCATCAACAGGATTTACACTTAAGGCTGCGAAAGAAAATGGTTTCAAAAACGCTGCTGTTGAATATTGAATTGACAATGACAGACCAGAATTCATGAGAAGTGTAGAAAAAGTGGGAATTAAAGTGACCTATGATAAAGATTCTTTAAGAATTTTAGGTGCTCAATTAGGTACTTGAGGAAAAGTAAGACACACAGAAGCAATTTATATGTTTTCTGTAGCAATTCAAAACAAAATGACATTACTAGATCTTGCTTTAAGTGATGTTTACTTCCTACCTCACTTTAACAAGCCATTTAACTTCATGTTAATGCCATTACTTAACGCATTAGGTATTAAATACAAAAAATAA
- a CDS encoding NUDIX domain-containing protein, which translates to MSKSTKLFETDWISVHKSEKGFIYCQRKSVNSIAALLYKKVDNEKLFLVHYQPLPEVEEKTKFDDCFPSTVTGAIEEGEKPVECVIREIQEETGFKVTKKHIKASSVSIATTQMNEKVFNFLVDVTNLEQGEIMNDGSLFEAVSYNEWKTAAELETIFERELYLSSLTSCYLLTKKI; encoded by the coding sequence ATGTCAAAATCAACTAAATTATTTGAAACTGATTGAATTTCTGTACACAAATCTGAAAAAGGGTTTATTTATTGTCAGCGCAAAAGCGTAAACTCAATTGCGGCGTTACTTTATAAAAAAGTTGATAATGAAAAGTTATTTTTAGTTCATTATCAACCTTTGCCAGAAGTAGAGGAGAAAACAAAATTCGATGATTGTTTTCCTTCAACAGTAACGGGCGCAATTGAAGAGGGAGAAAAACCAGTTGAGTGTGTAATCCGGGAAATTCAAGAAGAAACTGGCTTTAAAGTTACTAAAAAGCATATTAAAGCAAGTTCTGTGTCAATCGCAACGACACAAATGAATGAAAAGGTTTTCAATTTTTTAGTTGATGTAACAAATTTGGAACAAGGCGAGATTATGAATGATGGTTCCTTATTCGAAGCTGTTTCTTATAATGAGTGAAAAACTGCTGCTGAATTAGAAACAATTTTTGAAAGAGAACTTTATCTTTCTAGCCTAACGTCTTGTTATTTACTAACTAAAAAAATCTAG
- a CDS encoding toprim domain-containing protein: MENHIINELNQALSNLPGITKKTAAKISQHLLKMEPQEVANLIKAIEKVKNYVFICDHCHYIATDYLCNICLDNNRNKNQLMIVETINDVDKIEQGEFYNGEYFVWEQAIDKKQNAPLELKSNDWDYINTHTNIILALSPNLQGEIKSEFLINKLKNKNISKLAIGLPFGSQIDYIDEITLKQAFENRKKI; encoded by the coding sequence ATGGAAAATCACATTATTAACGAACTTAATCAGGCTTTAAGTAATTTGCCTGGCATCACTAAAAAAACAGCAGCAAAAATTTCGCAACATCTATTAAAGATGGAACCACAAGAAGTTGCTAATTTAATCAAAGCAATTGAAAAAGTTAAAAATTATGTTTTTATCTGTGACCACTGTCATTATATTGCCACTGATTATTTATGCAATATTTGTTTAGATAATAACCGCAATAAAAATCAACTAATGATTGTTGAAACAATTAACGATGTTGACAAAATTGAACAAGGTGAATTTTATAATGGCGAGTATTTTGTTTGAGAACAAGCAATTGATAAAAAACAAAATGCTCCGCTTGAGTTAAAAAGTAACGATTGAGATTATATTAATACTCACACTAATATTATTTTGGCGTTGAGTCCAAATTTACAAGGCGAAATCAAATCAGAATTTTTAATTAACAAATTGAAAAATAAAAATATTTCCAAACTCGCAATCGGTTTACCTTTTGGTTCGCAAATTGATTATATTGATGAAATAACCTTGAAACAAGCATTTGAAAACCGAAAAAAAATCTAG
- a CDS encoding YbaB/EbfC family nucleoid-associated protein — protein MNINEMMKQAKKMQAELELREKEFIKKEFTIEKQGLSLVMTGNKKIKSLKIDPILIDEDDIELLEDMIALSINEAVDNIDTEYEASAPKMPKNMPF, from the coding sequence ATGAACATTAATGAAATGATGAAACAAGCAAAGAAAATGCAAGCCGAACTCGAATTAAGAGAAAAAGAATTTATTAAAAAAGAATTTACCATCGAAAAACAAGGGCTTAGCCTTGTTATGACTGGTAATAAAAAGATTAAATCATTGAAAATTGACCCAATTTTAATTGATGAAGATGATATCGAGTTGCTAGAAGATATGATCGCACTTTCAATTAATGAAGCAGTTGATAATATTGATACAGAATACGAAGCATCGGCACCAAAAATGCCAAAAAATATGCCATTTTAG
- the dnaX gene encoding DNA polymerase III subunit gamma/tau: MVKNKTDNNQNTEHINLYRKYRPRKFKEVKGQDNIVTALTNSLINKKHGHAYLFSGPRGVGKTSVAKIFASALNCIHRNSDDPEPCENCIENVNNSLNIVEFDGASNNTVDDMRDLIEKASNAPFEGDYKIYIIDEMHMLSNHAFNSLLKILEEPPKHIVFILATTDPQKIPSTILSRLIRFNFKLMSQKVIVSQLKYIFDKEKITYENQVLEHIARLSTGGMRDALSIADHAISLGNRNIKLDELVHAFSIVSNDNLIAIINHIKEKNKKELIALLEDLHQAGIETEKLIYNLIDVLKDFVVYKATNRTGLLNVLLKEQLETFKIDFDEARTYVFELYSILKKLYYIENTFEYLEMKLLEISLGLPEKQEVSKSVDSLKKFINNTEQKNDIIQEKSTKITEKYKNTDIEKSINIQGSINFPEPPEMPEIPNVKIPNLLKESNSKKTKPLVDEEQKPTQSTTESKPKTKFVSRNKKSDINKYSLEDYTSLFLQRDKNLKTSDEAKFSSIEYIVYSDFTATDQAQFTENELHLVQQSLAKCKIVFSSEKFLLLTSDSERALSHVDEQVKKLCINLLIYKVFKEYRYIYLIDREFQQQLLDYIKDVANGKVPKPKKHEILKADFVIKFLEKEKKEMDEIFSNTMLLKKFQRRKDEH, encoded by the coding sequence ATGGTTAAAAATAAAACTGATAACAATCAAAACACTGAACACATCAATTTATATCGAAAATATCGTCCGCGTAAATTTAAAGAAGTAAAGGGGCAAGATAATATTGTTACCGCTTTAACCAACTCATTAATTAATAAAAAACACGGACATGCTTATTTATTTTCAGGACCCCGTGGTGTGGGAAAAACTTCAGTAGCTAAAATTTTTGCAAGCGCTCTTAATTGCATTCATCGCAATAGTGATGATCCTGAACCTTGTGAAAACTGTATTGAAAACGTTAATAATTCATTAAATATTGTCGAGTTTGATGGCGCTTCTAATAACACGGTTGATGATATGCGTGATTTAATTGAAAAGGCCTCAAACGCCCCTTTTGAAGGCGATTATAAAATTTATATTATTGATGAAATGCACATGCTATCAAATCATGCATTTAACAGTTTATTAAAAATTTTAGAGGAACCACCAAAACACATTGTTTTTATTTTAGCAACAACCGACCCACAAAAAATCCCTTCAACAATTCTTTCACGATTAATTCGTTTCAACTTCAAATTAATGAGTCAAAAAGTAATTGTTTCGCAATTAAAATACATTTTTGATAAAGAAAAAATTACATATGAAAATCAAGTCCTAGAACATATTGCTCGACTTTCAACTGGTGGGATGCGGGATGCGCTTTCAATTGCCGATCATGCGATTAGTTTAGGTAATCGCAACATTAAACTTGATGAATTGGTTCATGCATTCAGTATTGTTTCAAACGATAACTTAATCGCAATTATTAACCACATTAAAGAAAAAAACAAAAAAGAATTGATTGCCCTACTCGAAGATTTGCATCAGGCTGGAATCGAAACTGAAAAACTTATTTATAACCTAATCGATGTGCTAAAAGATTTTGTTGTTTACAAGGCTACTAACCGTACAGGATTATTAAATGTCCTATTAAAAGAACAACTTGAAACTTTTAAAATTGATTTTGATGAAGCTAGAACATATGTCTTCGAGTTATATTCAATTTTAAAAAAACTTTACTACATTGAAAATACATTTGAGTATCTTGAAATGAAGTTGCTTGAAATTTCTCTTGGTTTGCCAGAAAAACAAGAGGTATCAAAATCAGTTGATTCACTAAAAAAATTCATAAATAATACAGAACAAAAAAATGATATTATTCAAGAAAAATCTACAAAAATTACTGAAAAATATAAAAATACAGATATTGAAAAATCAATTAATATTCAGGGATCAATTAATTTTCCTGAACCACCAGAAATGCCTGAAATTCCAAACGTAAAAATACCAAATTTACTTAAAGAAAGCAATTCTAAAAAAACCAAACCCTTAGTTGATGAAGAACAAAAACCAACACAAAGCACAACCGAATCAAAACCTAAAACAAAGTTTGTGTCACGCAATAAAAAAAGCGATATTAACAAATACTCTCTTGAAGATTACACAAGCTTATTCTTGCAAAGAGATAAAAATCTTAAAACATCTGATGAAGCAAAATTTTCTTCAATTGAATATATAGTGTATTCCGACTTTACAGCAACTGACCAAGCACAATTTACTGAAAACGAACTTCATTTAGTACAACAATCACTAGCAAAATGTAAAATAGTCTTTTCATCAGAAAAATTCTTGTTACTAACTTCTGATAGCGAAAGGGCGCTTAGTCACGTAGATGAACAAGTTAAAAAATTATGTATTAATTTACTAATCTATAAAGTATTCAAGGAATACCGTTATATCTACTTAATTGATCGTGAATTCCAACAACAATTACTAGACTATATTAAAGATGTAGCTAATGGAAAAGTTCCTAAACCAAAAAAACATGAAATTTTAAAAGCAGATTTTGTAATAAAATTCTTAGAAAAAGAGAAAAAAGAAATGGATGAAATATTTAGTAATACTATGCTTTTAAAAAAATTTCAAAGGAGAAAAGATGAACATTAA
- a CDS encoding glucose-6-phosphate isomerase, with amino-acid sequence MKMLNLDLSTAIDEDKVLEHQEQVNQIHKQIVNKTGKGNAFLGWCELVNNYDNDEFKKIKAKAKEWQKNGVEVIVSIGIGGSYLGIKAAYEYLYGQYATQKPKIELLFAGNSISSYDLINKLKYVEDKKFAINVISKSGTTLEPSIAFREFRKLLEAKIGEEEAKDFIVATTDKAKGVLFDLATKKGYTKFVIPDDVGGRFSILTPVGLFPLACAGVDIDALMQGAKEAQKVFSNPDLKLNDSYKYAVTRFLLGKKYKLETLVTYEPNWSFLSEWWKQLFAESEGKEGKGLLPYSLVYSTDLHSLGQFVQEGSPILFETIFWLEKPRLNFEVKIKESEDIDKLFYLNMNNIHNINKAAYEATRMAHYKNAGIPNLVINIKEANEASLGWIFMFFEWALAMSAYMLGVNPFDQPGVEVYKTNMFKILKGNK; translated from the coding sequence ATGAAAATGTTAAATTTAGATTTGAGTACCGCAATTGATGAAGATAAAGTTTTAGAACATCAAGAACAGGTTAATCAAATTCACAAACAAATTGTAAATAAAACAGGTAAAGGCAATGCTTTTTTAGGCTGATGCGAACTTGTTAATAACTATGATAATGATGAATTTAAGAAAATAAAAGCAAAAGCCAAAGAGTGGCAAAAAAATGGTGTTGAAGTTATTGTTTCCATCGGAATCGGTGGTTCTTATTTAGGAATCAAGGCTGCATACGAATATCTTTATGGACAATATGCAACTCAAAAACCAAAAATTGAGCTTTTATTTGCCGGAAATAGTATTAGTAGTTATGATTTAATCAATAAACTTAAATATGTTGAGGATAAAAAGTTTGCAATTAATGTTATTTCGAAATCAGGAACTACACTTGAGCCATCAATTGCTTTTCGTGAATTTCGTAAATTATTAGAAGCTAAAATTGGTGAGGAAGAAGCAAAAGATTTTATTGTCGCAACCACTGATAAAGCAAAAGGTGTTTTATTTGACTTGGCAACAAAAAAAGGATATACAAAATTTGTTATTCCTGATGATGTTGGTGGTAGATTTAGTATCTTAACACCTGTTGGGTTATTCCCATTAGCCTGTGCCGGTGTTGATATTGATGCGTTAATGCAAGGAGCAAAAGAAGCACAAAAAGTTTTTTCAAATCCCGATCTTAAACTTAATGATTCATATAAATATGCAGTAACAAGATTTTTACTAGGTAAAAAATATAAGCTAGAAACACTTGTTACTTATGAACCAAATTGAAGCTTTTTAAGCGAGTGATGAAAACAACTTTTCGCGGAATCAGAAGGTAAAGAAGGCAAAGGGCTTTTACCATACAGTCTTGTTTATTCGACTGATTTACACTCACTTGGTCAATTTGTTCAAGAAGGAAGTCCGATTTTATTTGAAACAATTTTTTGATTGGAAAAACCACGCTTAAATTTTGAAGTTAAAATTAAGGAATCAGAAGATATTGACAAACTTTTCTACTTGAATATGAACAATATTCATAATATTAATAAAGCAGCATACGAAGCAACAAGAATGGCGCACTACAAAAATGCGGGAATTCCAAACCTTGTAATTAATATTAAAGAAGCAAATGAGGCATCACTAGGATGAATTTTTATGTTCTTTGAATGAGCCTTAGCAATGAGCGCGTATATGCTTGGGGTCAATCCATTTGACCAACCAGGTGTGGAAGTTTATAAAACAAATATGTTTAAAATTTTGAAAGGGAATAAATAA
- a CDS encoding inorganic diphosphatase, producing the protein MQKYKIMVEIPRHSEIKYEYNRATNAIEVDRILRDGFKYPATYGFLPQALDWDGDELDVLVYSDRDFLPGTFLNVRIVGAMRMIDSGETDTKLIGVHADDYLLDGINSLKDIPSKWLENVKYFFSHYKDWKGKDLTKVPGFEDEKWALAEINECIELMNKYGKLPKKEFVKKMQKEHPEKYTI; encoded by the coding sequence ATGCAAAAATATAAAATAATGGTTGAAATTCCTCGTCACTCAGAGATTAAATATGAATACAACCGTGCAACAAATGCGATTGAAGTTGATCGAATCTTACGGGATGGATTTAAATATCCTGCAACTTATGGTTTTTTACCACAAGCACTTGACTGAGATGGAGACGAACTTGATGTTTTAGTTTACAGCGATCGTGATTTTTTACCAGGTACATTTCTTAATGTTCGAATTGTAGGAGCGATGCGAATGATTGACAGTGGTGAAACTGACACAAAATTAATTGGGGTTCATGCTGATGATTATTTACTTGATGGCATTAACTCACTTAAGGACATACCAAGCAAATGACTAGAAAATGTAAAATATTTCTTTAGTCATTATAAAGATTGAAAAGGTAAAGATCTTACTAAAGTGCCAGGTTTCGAAGATGAAAAGTGAGCGTTGGCTGAAATTAATGAATGCATTGAATTAATGAATAAATATGGTAAATTACCTAAAAAAGAATTTGTTAAAAAAATGCAAAAAGAACACCCTGAAAAATATACAATCTAA